The Verrucomicrobiia bacterium DNA window TCCCCCTCCGTGTCGATGAGCAAACTCCCGCGCACGGTCATCTCCTGCAGCTTTTCCTGAATCAGGCCGGAGCGGTACACCTTTTCCTCCAGCGCCTTTTCGACGTGGGCCGCGGTGATGTGGGAATTTTTCCCCTTCTGCGCCCAAAAGTTGGCTTCCCGAATCAAGTCGGTCAGCCGGCCGAAATTGGTGGAAAGCTTTTTCTGGTCCTCCGCCAGCCGGGCGGAGTGCTCCAAAAGTTTGGCGGCCGCGCCGGCTTCGAGCTGCTTCAGCTTTTCTTTGTGGCAGAGGGCGCAGAAAAAGGAGAGAAACTCTTCCACGGTCTCCTTGGCGGCGTCAATTTTGGTGTCGAAATCGGCGCGGACTTTTACCAACTCGGAAAATTCCTCCTCGTAGGCGTGCAGGAGATAATACCAAAGCGGCTGGCCGACGAAAACCACCTTGATGTCCAACGGAATAGGTTGCGGGCGCATGCTCTTGGCGGCGGCGAACCCCAGCCGCTCGCCGATTTCCTCGATTTCAATCTCCCGCCCCCGCAGGGCCCGCTTGATGCCGTCCCAGCTGAAGGCGTTGCGCAAGACATCCTCCACGGGAAGCACCAAATACCCGCCGTTGGCCCGGTGAAAGGAGCCGGATTTTATCAGTGTGAAATCGGTGTAAAGCGTGCCGAAGCGGGACTCCTTTTCCACCCGCCCGAACAGGTTGGCGAAATTGGGGTTGAACTCGAGCACCACCGGCGCCCCTTTTTGGCGGGAATTGTCCACCAGCAAATTCACCTCGTACTTGCGGAAGGAGACGCCGTCCATAAATCCGGGCGGCAGCCCGAGTTCCTCCGGCCCCGGCATCCGCGGATGCGGCGGTTTGAAGGCGTCGATATTTTCCAGAACGTCCTTCTGCACCGCCTTCAAATACTCCACCACCGCCGGCGAATCGGCGTAGCGTTCCAGCAAATCCCCCACGAACCCGCCGACGATGAAAAGCGCCACTTCCTGGTCGAGCTTCGAAAGCTTCTCCTGCGCCGCGCGCTCCAGGTCGCGGATTTTTTTCATCACCCGCTTCACTTCCTCCTGCAGCTCCTCCTGTTTTTTGGAAAGCGCCTCCTGCTCGGCCGGCGGCAGGGCGGCAAAATCCTCGTCTTTCATCGGCTTGCCGCCGACCATCGGAATGATGAGAAACCCGGCGGGGGTGGGCTGGATGCCAAAGCCGGCCTTGAATACCAACTGATCCAGCTCCTGCAAAAACCCGGCGCGATCTTTGTCCACTTTTTTGACCACTTCCTCGCGCCCGGCGGCGTATTTTTCCCCCTCAAACGCCTTGGGAATTTCCCGCCGCAGGTGGTCGATTAAAAATTTCATATCCAAAGCAAACCGCCGCCCCCGCCCGGCGGGAAGCTGAATCGATTTGGGCTGACTCGGTTCGTCGAAATTGTTGACGTAGCACCAGTCGGGCGGCACCGGCCGCGTGGCGGCCAGCTCCTCCAAAAACGTTTTCACCGCGGTCATTTTGCCGATGCCCGGC harbors:
- a CDS encoding AAA family ATPase gives rise to the protein MIPELSPEKLRKTYDPKSLGIAHTGELKPLKGIIGQKRAVSALQFGLGIEGRGFNIYVAGPPGIGKMTAVKTFLEELAATRPVPPDWCYVNNFDEPSQPKSIQLPAGRGRRFALDMKFLIDHLRREIPKAFEGEKYAAGREEVVKKVDKDRAGFLQELDQLVFKAGFGIQPTPAGFLIIPMVGGKPMKDEDFAALPPAEQEALSKKQEELQEEVKRVMKKIRDLERAAQEKLSKLDQEVALFIVGGFVGDLLERYADSPAVVEYLKAVQKDVLENIDAFKPPHPRMPGPEELGLPPGFMDGVSFRKYEVNLLVDNSRQKGAPVVLEFNPNFANLFGRVEKESRFGTLYTDFTLIKSGSFHRANGGYLVLPVEDVLRNAFSWDGIKRALRGREIEIEEIGERLGFAAAKSMRPQPIPLDIKVVFVGQPLWYYLLHAYEEEFSELVKVRADFDTKIDAAKETVEEFLSFFCALCHKEKLKQLEAGAAAKLLEHSARLAEDQKKLSTNFGRLTDLIREANFWAQKGKNSHITAAHVEKALEEKVYRSGLIQEKLQEMTVRGSLLIDTEGEAAGQVNGLSVLQLGDYAFGKPSRITASVAPGRGSIMDIEREVQLGGPIHSKGVLILSGYLAQKYAQDKPLPLSARLVFEQSYEGVEGDSASSTELYAILSALSGLPIKQGIAVTGSVNQKGEVQAIGGVNEKIEGHFELCKTRGLNGNQGAMIPASNIENLMLKEEVLQAVKAKKFRIWGVKNVEEGIEILTGVPAGNRGKDGKYPEGTVNFLVEKRLKEFGEALKEAPPSKENGEKKPAAKEAKKEPPKPPTPPRKVPVQKRTGRPKERRPLSKTKRQKR